One stretch of Saccharomonospora xinjiangensis XJ-54 DNA includes these proteins:
- a CDS encoding cysteine dioxygenase family protein has product MTTRTSEPLTTEFAALVASVRKAVHSEVDPSVSARRVGDLLTDRLAEGLPLPAHLRGHNPDHYTQHLVHAEPDGAFSIVALVWLPGQATPIHDHVSWCVTGVVEGQETEEVYEIRQAETGPCLVRTGTVINVVGAVSALDPPGDIHRVRNSCTELAVSLHIYGADIRRLGSSIRRTYDLPVLDPAR; this is encoded by the coding sequence ATGACGACGCGGACGAGCGAGCCTCTGACTACCGAATTCGCGGCTCTCGTGGCCTCGGTGCGCAAGGCCGTCCACAGCGAGGTTGACCCGTCGGTGTCCGCGCGCAGGGTCGGGGACCTGCTGACCGACCGGTTGGCGGAGGGGCTGCCGTTGCCCGCTCACCTGCGCGGGCACAATCCGGACCACTACACCCAGCACCTCGTTCACGCTGAGCCGGACGGCGCCTTCTCGATCGTCGCGCTCGTGTGGCTTCCGGGGCAGGCCACGCCGATCCACGATCACGTCTCGTGGTGCGTCACCGGCGTCGTCGAGGGGCAGGAGACCGAGGAGGTCTACGAGATCAGGCAGGCTGAGACGGGCCCGTGCCTCGTGCGCACCGGTACGGTGATCAACGTGGTCGGCGCCGTGTCGGCGCTCGACCCGCCTGGCGACATCCACCGGGTTCGCAACAGCTGCACCGAACTGGCCGTGTCGCTGCACATCTACGGCGCCGACATCCGCAGGCTCGGCAGCAGCATCCGGCGCACCTACGACCTGCCGGTGCTGGACCCGGCCCGCTGA
- the lpdA gene encoding dihydrolipoyl dehydrogenase — protein sequence MTADDPGAVTVSDAKEHEDVREFDLLVIGGGPGGYVAAIRAAQRGLSVGVVEKERPGGVCLNWGCIPTKAMLRSAEVFRTVQEAEQYGVVAETAGIDYASVLRRRDDVVRTLADGVAGLLRANGVTVVEGHARFTGPTTVDIHATGPSPVAPNGPRYAAEPGEQVDGATARAVVIATGSTPAPLPIPGADLPGVVTSDGALGLTEIPGRIVIVGGSAVGVEWASLFAAFGSEVSIVELRERLVPAEDADVSAALQRSFTARGITVLTSSTVTAITEAGAEAPLRVAVGGPHERELDADVVLIGVGRRPNTAHLDLAAAGVATDERGFVVVDERMRTNVENVFAIGDVTGKALLAHVASHQGLVAADVAAGHDAVLDDDVVPAATFCHPEIASVGRTEEAARADGHDVVTAKIPFAALGRARSTGDTEGFCKIVADRRHGEVLGVHVIGPSASDLITEGALAMSLEATLDELADTIHAHPTLGEIGMEAALAAQGLPVHVPPTRVRSSR from the coding sequence GTGACCGCCGACGACCCGGGTGCGGTCACCGTCAGCGACGCGAAGGAGCACGAGGACGTGCGGGAATTCGATCTGCTCGTGATCGGCGGCGGACCTGGCGGCTACGTGGCCGCGATCCGCGCCGCCCAGCGCGGGCTCTCGGTGGGCGTTGTGGAGAAGGAACGTCCCGGAGGGGTCTGCCTGAACTGGGGCTGCATCCCCACCAAGGCCATGCTGCGGTCGGCCGAGGTGTTCCGGACCGTGCAGGAAGCCGAACAGTATGGCGTCGTGGCCGAGACGGCCGGGATCGACTACGCCTCGGTGCTGCGCCGCCGCGACGACGTCGTGCGCACGCTTGCCGACGGGGTCGCCGGGTTGCTGAGGGCCAACGGCGTCACCGTCGTCGAGGGACACGCGCGGTTCACCGGTCCCACCACAGTGGACATTCACGCGACCGGGCCCTCACCGGTCGCACCCAACGGGCCGCGCTACGCGGCCGAACCGGGCGAGCAGGTGGACGGCGCGACGGCGCGCGCCGTCGTCATCGCGACGGGATCGACCCCCGCGCCGCTGCCGATTCCCGGCGCCGACCTGCCCGGAGTGGTCACCTCGGACGGCGCGCTCGGGCTCACCGAGATTCCGGGGCGGATCGTGATCGTCGGCGGCAGCGCCGTCGGCGTGGAATGGGCCAGTCTGTTCGCCGCGTTCGGCAGTGAGGTCTCCATCGTCGAGCTGCGGGAGCGGCTCGTTCCCGCCGAGGACGCCGATGTCAGCGCCGCGCTTCAGCGGTCGTTCACCGCTCGCGGGATCACCGTGCTCACCTCCTCCACGGTCACCGCGATCACCGAGGCGGGGGCGGAGGCACCGCTGCGGGTCGCCGTCGGCGGTCCACACGAGCGGGAGCTCGACGCCGACGTGGTTCTCATCGGCGTCGGCCGCAGGCCCAACACCGCCCACCTCGATCTCGCCGCCGCCGGAGTGGCCACCGACGAGCGTGGCTTCGTCGTCGTCGATGAGCGGATGCGCACGAACGTCGAGAACGTGTTCGCGATCGGCGACGTCACCGGCAAAGCACTGCTCGCGCACGTCGCCTCGCACCAGGGGCTCGTCGCGGCCGACGTGGCGGCAGGCCATGACGCCGTCCTCGACGATGACGTCGTGCCTGCCGCCACCTTCTGCCACCCGGAGATCGCGAGCGTCGGGCGCACCGAGGAGGCCGCCCGCGCCGACGGCCACGACGTCGTCACCGCGAAGATCCCCTTCGCCGCGCTGGGGCGGGCGAGGTCCACAGGAGACACCGAGGGGTTCTGCAAGATCGTCGCCGACCGGCGCCACGGCGAGGTGCTCGGGGTGCACGTCATCGGACCGTCGGCCAGCGACCTCATCACCGAGGGTGCGCTCGCCATGAGTCTGGAGGCGACCCTCGACGAACTCGCCGACACCATCCACGCGCACCCGACGCTTGGCGAGATCGGCATGGAGGCCGCGCTCGCCGCACAGGGCCTGCCGGTGCACGTGCCACCGACCCGCGTGAGGAGCTCACGATGA
- a CDS encoding alpha-ketoacid dehydrogenase subunit beta, producing MPVISYREALRETLREELRRDDDVLLIGEEIGVFGGSYKITAGLLEEFGEKRVRDTPIAEEGFVGAAVGAAMLGLRPIVELMTINFSLLALDQIVNHAAKIYGMFGGQTSVPMVIRTPGGGGQQLGATHSQNIELYYAFVPGLKVVAPSTPADARALLLAAVRDDDPVLFLENLALYNTKGEVPDDLGPAEIGKAAVTREGSDVTIIGYSRMAVIATEVADRLHAESGISAEVIDLRSLRPLDRDTLVASARKTGCVVVAEDDWLTYGIGAEIAASVSDGAFDHLDAPVRRVAAAEVPLPYAKPLETAALPSAESLHTAVRETLAAVGRR from the coding sequence GTGCCCGTCATCAGTTACCGGGAAGCGCTGCGTGAGACGCTGCGCGAGGAGTTGCGCCGCGACGACGACGTCCTGCTCATCGGGGAGGAAATCGGCGTCTTCGGAGGCTCGTACAAGATCACGGCAGGGCTGCTGGAGGAGTTCGGCGAGAAACGGGTGCGGGACACCCCGATCGCCGAGGAGGGCTTCGTCGGCGCCGCCGTCGGCGCCGCGATGCTCGGGCTGCGCCCGATCGTCGAACTCATGACGATCAACTTCTCGCTGCTGGCCCTCGACCAGATCGTCAACCACGCGGCGAAGATCTACGGCATGTTCGGCGGTCAGACCAGCGTGCCGATGGTCATCCGCACTCCGGGTGGAGGCGGCCAGCAGCTCGGCGCGACGCACTCGCAGAACATCGAGCTGTACTACGCCTTCGTGCCGGGGCTGAAGGTGGTCGCTCCCAGTACCCCTGCCGACGCGCGGGCGCTGTTGCTCGCGGCGGTGCGAGACGACGACCCCGTGCTGTTCCTGGAGAACCTCGCGCTCTACAACACCAAGGGCGAGGTGCCCGACGACCTCGGCCCCGCCGAGATCGGCAAGGCCGCGGTGACGCGCGAGGGGTCGGACGTCACGATCATCGGATACTCGCGGATGGCCGTGATCGCCACGGAGGTCGCCGACCGTCTGCACGCCGAGTCCGGTATCTCCGCCGAGGTCATCGACCTGCGCAGCCTGCGCCCCCTCGACCGCGACACCCTGGTGGCCTCGGCCCGCAAGACCGGATGCGTCGTCGTGGCCGAGGACGACTGGCTCACCTACGGCATCGGCGCGGAGATCGCCGCGTCCGTCTCGGACGGCGCCTTCGACCACCTCGACGCCCCGGTGCGGCGCGTCGCTGCGGCCGAGGTTCCCCTCCCCTACGCCAAACCCCTCGAAACGGCGGCACTCCCGTCGGCGGAGTCTCTGCACACGGCCGTGCGGGAGACGCTGGCCGCGGTCGGCCGGCGCTGA
- a CDS encoding dihydrolipoamide acetyltransferase family protein has translation MPEITMPRLSDTMEEGVIVTWRKRVGDEVRRGDVVAEIETDKALMELEAYDDGVLERLLVAEGDRTPIGTPIAIIGDGTGATAGPEPGPKPERTPGPEPESLSPQEASTTPAPANGDRCGAEVARRRPKASPLARKIAREHGIELTAVEGSGPGGRIIRKDVEAAITAATSATTTATTAPAPVAEPAVADPVPGAATSAPSTADYEEIPLTTIQRVAARRLTESKQQAPHFYLTAAVDVTDLLAFRATLNDTLAASGGPKISLNDLVVRAVAVALRADPSVNVSFAGDRVLRHRGVHLGVAVAVPDGLVVPVVRDADRKSVSEIAEETREKAGRARDGRLRADELTGGTFTISNLGMFGIEQFAAVINPPEAAILAVGAASEELRLVGGEVVTRSILRVTLSADHRAVDGATGATFLRRLRDLLENPLRIVV, from the coding sequence ATGCCTGAGATCACCATGCCCCGGCTCTCCGACACGATGGAGGAGGGCGTCATCGTCACCTGGCGCAAGCGGGTGGGCGACGAGGTCCGTCGCGGTGACGTCGTCGCCGAGATCGAGACGGACAAGGCCCTCATGGAGTTGGAGGCCTACGACGACGGCGTGCTCGAACGCCTCCTCGTCGCCGAGGGCGACCGCACTCCCATCGGAACCCCCATCGCGATCATCGGTGACGGCACCGGCGCGACCGCAGGGCCGGAACCCGGGCCGAAGCCGGAACGCACGCCCGGACCCGAGCCGGAATCCCTCTCGCCCCAGGAGGCATCGACCACCCCGGCACCGGCGAACGGAGACCGGTGCGGCGCGGAGGTAGCGCGGAGGCGGCCCAAGGCGTCGCCGCTCGCCCGCAAGATCGCTCGCGAGCACGGGATCGAGCTGACGGCCGTCGAGGGCAGCGGTCCCGGTGGCCGGATCATCCGCAAGGACGTCGAGGCCGCCATCACCGCAGCCACCAGCGCGACCACCACCGCGACCACCGCGCCCGCGCCAGTCGCCGAACCCGCCGTCGCGGACCCGGTTCCCGGTGCCGCGACGAGCGCTCCGTCCACAGCGGACTACGAGGAGATCCCGCTCACCACGATCCAGCGGGTGGCGGCCAGGCGGCTGACCGAGAGCAAGCAGCAGGCTCCGCACTTCTACCTCACCGCCGCCGTCGATGTCACGGACCTACTGGCGTTCCGTGCGACCCTCAACGACACCCTCGCAGCGTCGGGCGGCCCGAAGATCAGCCTCAACGACCTCGTTGTGAGGGCGGTCGCGGTCGCCCTGCGTGCCGACCCCTCGGTCAACGTGTCGTTCGCGGGTGACCGGGTGCTGCGGCACCGCGGCGTGCACCTCGGCGTCGCGGTGGCGGTACCGGACGGGCTGGTGGTCCCTGTCGTCCGCGACGCCGACCGCAAGAGCGTGTCCGAGATCGCCGAGGAGACGAGGGAGAAGGCGGGCCGCGCCAGGGATGGCAGGCTCCGTGCCGACGAGCTGACCGGCGGCACGTTCACCATCTCCAACCTCGGCATGTTCGGCATCGAGCAGTTCGCGGCGGTGATCAACCCGCCGGAAGCCGCCATCCTCGCCGTCGGTGCTGCCTCGGAGGAACTCCGTCTCGTCGGCGGCGAGGTCGTCACACGCTCGATCCTGCGGGTGACCCTGTCGGCCGACCACAGGGCCGTGGACGGTGCCACCGGCGCGACGTTCCTGCGACGGCTGAGGGATCTGCTGGAGAACCCGCTACGCATCGTGGTGTGA
- a CDS encoding EI24 domain-containing protein, translating to MRDFLKGVRFFGQGLGILLRSPKLLLIGALPVVLTTALLSGGVIALAFWIDDLATLITPFADDWARVWQMIVRIAAGVAVFGAAMVIGMVSFSALTLALGGPFYEHIAEKVEDDLGGAPSEAELPWWRLLWMGLRDGVLLMLRSLMFTIPLFVAGFVPVLGQTVVPVLVALVAAWFLALELVAVSFYRRGMDLRQRRLALRKRRGLALGLGLPASLLCLIPLLAIIVFPIAFVGGVLVARDVLRTDPAPVG from the coding sequence GTGCGTGATTTCTTGAAGGGTGTCCGGTTTTTCGGGCAGGGACTGGGCATTCTGCTCCGGTCGCCGAAGTTGTTGCTGATCGGGGCGCTGCCGGTGGTGCTGACCACGGCGTTGCTGTCGGGCGGGGTGATCGCGCTCGCCTTCTGGATCGACGACCTGGCGACACTGATCACGCCGTTCGCCGACGACTGGGCGCGAGTGTGGCAGATGATTGTCCGGATCGCGGCCGGGGTCGCGGTGTTCGGCGCGGCGATGGTGATCGGCATGGTCAGTTTCTCGGCTCTGACACTGGCACTGGGTGGTCCTTTCTACGAGCACATCGCCGAGAAGGTCGAGGACGACCTCGGCGGCGCCCCGAGTGAGGCCGAGCTGCCGTGGTGGCGGCTGCTGTGGATGGGGCTGCGCGACGGCGTCCTTCTCATGCTGCGGTCGCTCATGTTCACGATCCCGCTGTTCGTCGCGGGATTCGTGCCTGTGCTGGGACAGACGGTGGTCCCCGTGCTCGTTGCTCTGGTGGCGGCGTGGTTCCTCGCGCTCGAACTGGTGGCGGTGTCGTTCTACCGGCGGGGTATGGATCTCAGGCAACGGCGGCTCGCGTTGCGGAAGCGCCGGGGCCTCGCGCTCGGCCTCGGACTGCCCGCCTCCCTACTGTGCCTGATCCCGCTTCTGGCGATCATCGTGTTCCCGATCGCTTTCGTCGGAGGTGTGCTCGTCGCCCGTGACGTCCTGCGCACCGACCCGGCTCCCGTCGGCTGA
- a CDS encoding ankyrin repeat domain-containing protein: MPERWQRAAASGWHDPATVRTLLAEGADPNAVLNPGAATPLHEAVFADAPAGTLESLIACGAEVDATDAEGVTPLWIAVRYGHRTAVTVLLRAGADPWSPVVSGRSAGRQALDGPLADLVRDLPGAPVIAEEERRSRERADALIGSYRWVWDWMVFLQDVTLVSGLTEDEAVRRLGADPALSRRVRSPYHDVLGDPGETTDFDGIIDITDIEEHADATGETGTAPPGSFPVYLGARDGGVCLLGQAAATETACRRLSEGTRLATVFVNEAKRICSVRCWEDGSELYRTDPVGLAPNDRPEEWLYRFGDGAHRSAYEARAFALLTHHTGVHIDEMWLSRGPMRGVEPHP; the protein is encoded by the coding sequence ATGCCGGAACGGTGGCAGCGGGCAGCGGCGAGCGGCTGGCACGATCCCGCCACGGTGCGGACGCTCCTGGCCGAGGGCGCCGACCCCAACGCCGTCCTGAACCCGGGGGCCGCCACTCCGTTGCACGAAGCGGTGTTCGCCGACGCGCCTGCCGGCACGCTGGAAAGCCTGATCGCCTGCGGAGCCGAGGTCGATGCCACCGACGCCGAAGGCGTCACTCCACTGTGGATCGCCGTGCGGTACGGCCATCGCACGGCCGTCACGGTTCTGCTGCGCGCGGGGGCCGACCCATGGTCCCCGGTGGTGTCCGGCCGTTCAGCGGGCCGCCAAGCCCTTGACGGCCCGCTGGCCGACCTGGTTCGCGACCTGCCGGGCGCTCCCGTGATCGCCGAGGAGGAACGGCGATCACGGGAGCGTGCGGATGCGCTGATCGGCTCCTACCGGTGGGTGTGGGACTGGATGGTCTTCCTCCAGGACGTCACGCTCGTGTCGGGGCTGACCGAGGACGAGGCCGTGCGCCGTCTCGGCGCCGACCCCGCCCTGTCCCGGCGGGTGCGCAGCCCCTACCACGACGTGCTCGGCGATCCCGGCGAAACCACCGACTTCGACGGCATCATCGATATCACCGACATCGAAGAGCACGCGGACGCCACCGGCGAAACCGGCACCGCACCGCCCGGCTCCTTCCCCGTCTACCTCGGCGCCCGCGACGGCGGCGTGTGCCTGCTCGGGCAGGCCGCCGCCACGGAGACAGCGTGCCGACGACTGTCCGAGGGCACCCGGCTGGCCACCGTGTTCGTCAACGAGGCCAAGAGGATCTGCTCCGTGCGGTGCTGGGAGGACGGCAGCGAGCTCTACCGCACCGATCCGGTCGGGCTCGCCCCGAACGACAGACCCGAGGAGTGGCTCTACCGGTTCGGTGACGGCGCACACCGCAGCGCCTACGAGGCGAGGGCCTTCGCCCTGCTCACCCACCACACCGGAGTTCACATCGACGAGATGTGGTTGTCGCGCGGGCCGATGCGGGGAGTCGAGCCGCATCCCTGA
- a CDS encoding DUF1772 domain-containing protein, which produces MRTFVTGLLISLTAATTVSFGAVLGETVMLYPNIFRDPPSSLVEAREFLVAGSPSDFFPPLGLAIIVASLAAVGATLRRKGIRAYVAGAAVVYLCCELLFSAVWFWPRNEIMFVDPVGTHSSELLRATAREFVAGHWVRLAGGAITAALLFTALVRWVSGPARSRAIGSPSSVPGT; this is translated from the coding sequence GTGAGAACATTCGTGACCGGCCTGCTGATCAGCCTGACCGCGGCCACCACCGTCTCGTTCGGAGCGGTGCTCGGCGAAACCGTCATGCTGTACCCGAACATCTTCCGCGATCCGCCCTCCTCGCTGGTCGAGGCGAGAGAGTTCCTGGTGGCGGGCAGCCCTTCGGACTTCTTCCCCCCGCTGGGACTCGCGATCATCGTGGCCAGCCTGGCCGCGGTGGGCGCCACGTTGCGGCGAAAGGGAATCCGGGCCTACGTCGCTGGTGCCGCGGTGGTGTACCTGTGCTGCGAGCTGCTGTTCTCCGCCGTGTGGTTCTGGCCGCGCAACGAGATCATGTTCGTCGATCCCGTCGGAACCCACTCCTCTGAACTGCTGCGCGCCACGGCGCGCGAGTTCGTCGCGGGGCACTGGGTCCGCCTCGCCGGTGGTGCGATCACGGCAGCCCTGCTGTTCACGGCGTTGGTGCGGTGGGTGAGCGGCCCCGCGCGGTCGCGCGCCATCGGCTCACCGTCGTCCGTGCCCGGGACCTGA
- the pdhA gene encoding pyruvate dehydrogenase (acetyl-transferring) E1 component subunit alpha: MTDTIERPMPTLLDEDPETLRRYYHDMVLVRRFEERAAQGYTQAKIGGYCHLNLGEEATVVGLLAAMRPTDYLFTNYREHGYALAKGIEPGRVMAELYGRSTGTSKGWGGSMHLFDTSSRLLGGYGIVGGQLPLAVGAALAVDYRGDDDVVVCQMGDGTTNIGAFHESLNIAALWRLPVVFVVINNNLGMGTTVERSSAEPELFRRAAAYRMPGERVDGTDLLAVRDTARRLIEQARSEGTPALLETVSHRMKGHSVVDPARYRSEAEAAAARAADPLTRFRADLVAAGIIDDDGADALERSADEEVDAAVAFAESSPHPDPSSLFDHTYATPVRGDSHRLPADPLF; this comes from the coding sequence ATGACCGACACGATCGAACGGCCGATGCCCACCCTCCTCGACGAGGACCCGGAGACGCTGCGCCGGTACTACCACGACATGGTGCTCGTCCGACGCTTCGAGGAGCGCGCCGCACAGGGCTACACCCAGGCGAAGATCGGCGGCTACTGCCACCTCAACCTCGGCGAAGAGGCCACGGTCGTCGGGTTGCTCGCCGCGATGCGACCGACCGACTACCTGTTCACCAACTACCGGGAACACGGCTACGCGCTCGCCAAGGGTATCGAGCCCGGCCGCGTGATGGCCGAACTGTACGGCCGCAGCACCGGCACCTCCAAGGGCTGGGGCGGCTCGATGCACCTCTTCGACACGTCCAGCCGCCTCCTCGGCGGCTACGGCATCGTCGGTGGGCAGCTGCCGCTGGCCGTCGGCGCGGCGCTCGCGGTGGACTATCGGGGAGACGACGACGTCGTCGTGTGTCAGATGGGCGACGGGACCACCAACATCGGCGCCTTCCACGAGTCGCTGAACATCGCGGCGCTGTGGCGGCTTCCGGTCGTCTTCGTCGTCATCAACAACAACCTCGGAATGGGCACCACCGTCGAGCGGTCGTCGGCGGAACCCGAACTCTTCCGGCGAGCTGCGGCCTACCGCATGCCCGGAGAACGGGTGGACGGCACGGACCTGCTCGCCGTGAGAGACACGGCCCGGCGGCTGATCGAGCAGGCCCGTTCCGAGGGAACCCCGGCACTGCTGGAGACGGTCAGCCACCGGATGAAGGGGCACTCCGTCGTCGATCCGGCCCGGTATCGCAGCGAGGCCGAGGCCGCCGCGGCCCGCGCGGCCGATCCCCTCACTCGGTTCCGTGCCGACCTCGTCGCCGCCGGGATCATCGACGACGACGGCGCGGACGCCCTGGAGCGGTCGGCGGACGAGGAGGTGGACGCGGCGGTGGCCTTCGCCGAGTCCAGCCCGCACCCCGACCCGTCGAGCCTGTTCGACCACACCTACGCCACGCCCGTGCGGGGCGACTCCCACAGGCTGCCCGCCGACCCGCTCTTCTAG
- a CDS encoding class I SAM-dependent methyltransferase: MTDRPRWFTETKPGHSEWYIERFRTMAREGADLEGEARLVDAMVPPGSRILDAGCGPGRVGGALHRRGHTVVGVDVDPALIEAAATDQPGPRWVVGDLATIDLASLGEEPFDLAVVPGNVMVFLAPGSERTVLGRLGACVRHGGRIVIGYRREDIYPYDRFDDDIAAAGLRLEHRFSTWGLDPFTDESDFAVSVLRVR, from the coding sequence ATGACGGATCGACCGAGGTGGTTCACCGAAACCAAGCCAGGCCACTCCGAGTGGTACATCGAGCGGTTCCGGACGATGGCCCGCGAAGGCGCCGACCTGGAAGGGGAAGCGCGGCTGGTGGACGCCATGGTCCCGCCCGGCTCACGCATCCTCGACGCGGGGTGCGGCCCCGGCAGGGTCGGCGGCGCGCTGCACCGTCGCGGGCACACCGTTGTCGGCGTTGACGTCGATCCGGCGCTGATCGAGGCCGCGGCCACCGATCAGCCAGGGCCGCGCTGGGTTGTCGGCGACCTCGCCACCATCGATCTCGCCTCGCTCGGTGAGGAACCGTTCGATCTCGCCGTCGTGCCCGGCAACGTGATGGTCTTCCTCGCTCCCGGCTCCGAACGCACGGTGCTGGGACGGCTGGGCGCGTGTGTGCGGCACGGCGGTCGCATCGTGATCGGCTACCGCCGCGAGGACATCTACCCCTACGACCGCTTCGACGACGACATCGCCGCCGCCGGGCTCCGGCTCGAACACCGGTTCTCCACGTGGGGGCTCGACCCGTTCACCGACGAGTCGGACTTCGCCGTGAGCGTGCTACGAGTCCGGTGA
- a CDS encoding PucR family transcriptional regulator, translating into MRAQGPRYNTSPVTRALAGALLREVEPLIGRLLAAIFTDNPAWTDYSPVPHDDLREGCRDYLTRVLEVLGGHVGPSSDDDVAATIARHRLAQGVPLEVMLRTFRLGGRIVWEAMLEQADRTEVPPDAVLEAGTATWTVIDHLSSALSTAYRDSELDRVRRDEQRRTALLEDLLGARAHDIAFATRAARELELPAASPYLAVVADINSDGIAALAGARTALAAVGIRSVWLSRVDTLVGLVALEHRSEAEVLARLRPLARGRAAVSPTVAEIAEVSTAHTLALLALGTAAPGRPGLVSLEDRLPESLLTRSPDLADLLVARSLGGVLRRPARERDVLLRTLAVWLEEDRSAAHAAARLHCHRNTVLNRLQRVSSLVGRPLHGRRAYVELSLALTALELPDEPL; encoded by the coding sequence GTGCGAGCACAAGGTCCCCGCTACAACACCTCACCGGTCACCCGCGCGCTGGCCGGGGCGCTACTGCGCGAGGTCGAGCCCCTCATCGGCAGGCTGCTGGCGGCGATCTTCACGGACAACCCGGCGTGGACCGACTACAGCCCCGTCCCGCACGATGACCTGCGGGAGGGCTGCCGTGACTACCTCACCCGTGTGCTGGAGGTGCTCGGCGGCCACGTCGGGCCCTCGTCGGACGACGACGTCGCCGCGACCATCGCCAGGCATCGCCTCGCCCAGGGCGTTCCGCTGGAGGTGATGCTGCGGACGTTCCGGCTCGGCGGACGCATCGTGTGGGAGGCGATGCTGGAGCAGGCCGACCGCACCGAGGTGCCCCCCGACGCCGTTCTGGAGGCGGGCACGGCCACGTGGACGGTGATCGACCACCTGTCGTCGGCGCTGTCCACCGCGTACCGCGACAGCGAACTCGATCGGGTTCGCCGCGACGAGCAACGCCGCACCGCGCTGCTGGAGGACCTGCTCGGCGCGCGGGCCCATGACATCGCGTTCGCCACCCGTGCGGCCAGGGAGCTGGAGCTTCCCGCCGCGAGCCCCTACCTCGCGGTGGTCGCCGACATCAACTCCGACGGCATCGCGGCGCTCGCGGGCGCGAGGACGGCGCTGGCCGCGGTCGGCATCAGGTCCGTGTGGCTGAGCCGGGTGGACACTCTCGTCGGGCTCGTGGCGCTGGAACACCGCTCCGAAGCCGAGGTGCTCGCCCGTTTGCGGCCTCTCGCGCGCGGTAGGGCGGCGGTCTCGCCGACCGTGGCGGAGATCGCCGAGGTGAGCACGGCCCACACCCTCGCGCTCCTCGCCCTCGGCACGGCTGCTCCCGGCCGGCCGGGGCTCGTCTCACTGGAGGATCGCCTGCCCGAGAGTCTGCTGACCCGCTCACCCGACCTCGCGGACCTGCTGGTCGCCCGCAGCCTCGGCGGTGTGCTCCGACGACCGGCCAGGGAGCGCGACGTGCTGCTGCGCACACTCGCCGTGTGGCTGGAGGAGGACCGTTCCGCGGCCCACGCCGCGGCCCGCCTGCACTGCCACCGCAACACCGTGCTGAACCGGTTGCAGCGGGTGTCGTCTCTCGTCGGGAGGCCCCTGCACGGCAGGCGGGCCTACGTCGAGCTGTCGTTGGCCCTCACCGCGCTGGAGCTGCCGGACGAGCCACTCTGA